A region of Paraburkholderia largidicola DNA encodes the following proteins:
- the atpA gene encoding F0F1 ATP synthase subunit alpha, translated as MQLNPSEISELIKSRIQGLEASADVRNQGTVISVTDGIVRIHGLSEVMQGEMLEFPGNVYGLALNLERDSVGAVILGEYESISEGDIVKTTGRILEVPVGPEMIGRVVDALGNPIDGKGPINAKKTDAIEKIAPGVIWRKSVSQPVQTGLKSIDSMVPIGRGQRELIIGDRQCGKTAVAVDTIINQKGKDLFCIYVAIGQKASSIVNVVRKLEETGAMEYTIVVAASASESAAMQYLAPYAGCTMGEYFRDRGQDALIVYDDLTKQAWAYRQISLLLRRPPGREAYPGDVFYLHSRLLERAARVSEEYVEKFTNGEVKGKSGSLTALPVIETQAGDVTAFVPTNVISITDGQIFLETDLFNAGIRPAINAGVSVSRVGGAAQTKVVKKLSGGIRTDLAQYRELAAFAQFASDLDEATRKQLERGRRVTELLKQPQYQPLQVWELSVSLFAANNGYLDDLEVSQVLPFEKGLRDFLKSKHADLIKRIEDNKDLSKDDEGALHAALKDFKKSGAY; from the coding sequence ATGCAACTCAATCCCTCTGAGATCAGCGAGCTGATCAAGAGCCGGATCCAGGGCCTTGAAGCGAGCGCAGACGTTCGCAACCAGGGCACCGTGATCTCCGTGACCGACGGTATCGTGCGTATCCACGGCCTGTCGGAAGTGATGCAGGGCGAAATGCTCGAATTCCCGGGCAACGTGTACGGCCTCGCGCTGAACCTCGAGCGTGACTCGGTCGGCGCGGTGATTCTGGGCGAATACGAAAGCATCTCGGAAGGCGACATCGTCAAGACGACGGGCCGCATTCTCGAAGTGCCGGTGGGCCCGGAAATGATCGGCCGCGTGGTCGACGCACTGGGCAACCCGATCGACGGCAAGGGCCCGATCAACGCGAAGAAAACCGACGCAATCGAAAAGATCGCTCCGGGCGTGATCTGGCGTAAGTCGGTGTCGCAGCCGGTGCAAACGGGTCTGAAGTCGATCGACTCGATGGTGCCGATCGGCCGTGGCCAGCGCGAGCTGATCATCGGCGACCGCCAGTGCGGCAAGACGGCCGTCGCAGTCGACACGATCATCAACCAGAAGGGCAAAGACCTCTTCTGTATCTACGTCGCAATCGGCCAGAAGGCTTCGTCGATCGTGAACGTGGTTCGCAAGCTCGAAGAAACGGGCGCGATGGAATACACGATCGTCGTCGCCGCTTCGGCTTCGGAATCGGCAGCGATGCAGTACCTCGCACCGTACGCCGGCTGCACGATGGGCGAATACTTCCGCGACCGCGGCCAGGACGCGCTGATCGTTTATGACGACTTGACCAAGCAAGCTTGGGCATATCGCCAGATCTCGCTGCTGCTGCGCCGTCCGCCGGGCCGTGAAGCTTACCCGGGCGACGTGTTCTATCTGCACTCGCGTTTGCTGGAGCGTGCTGCTCGCGTCTCGGAAGAGTACGTCGAAAAGTTCACGAACGGCGAAGTGAAGGGCAAGAGCGGCTCGCTGACGGCACTGCCCGTCATCGAAACGCAGGCAGGCGACGTGACCGCATTCGTTCCGACGAACGTGATCTCGATTACCGACGGCCAGATCTTCCTGGAAACCGACCTCTTCAACGCAGGTATCCGCCCGGCAATTAACGCCGGCGTGTCGGTGTCGCGCGTTGGTGGTGCGGCGCAGACGAAGGTCGTGAAGAAGCTGTCGGGCGGTATCCGTACCGACCTCGCACAGTACCGTGAACTGGCAGCGTTCGCGCAGTTCGCATCGGACCTCGACGAAGCCACCCGCAAGCAGCTGGAGCGCGGCCGCCGCGTGACGGAACTGCTGAAGCAGCCGCAGTATCAGCCGCTGCAAGTGTGGGAACTGTCGGTGTCGCTGTTCGCAGCGAACAACGGCTACCTCGACGATCTGGAAGTGTCGCAAGTGCTGCCTTTCGAAAAGGGCCTGCGCGATTTCCTGAAGTCGAAGCACGCTGACCTGATCAAGCGCATCGAAGACAACAAAGACCTCTCGAAGGACGACGAAGGCGCGCTGCATGCCGCTCTCAAGGACTTCAAGAAGTCGGGCGCTTATTGA
- a CDS encoding F0F1 ATP synthase subunit delta: MAELATIARPYAEALFGVAEAGDTAAWSTLVQELAQVARLPEVLSIASSPKVSRAQISELLLAAVKSPLKDNPQAKNLVQMLVDNHRLPLLPEIATQFEELKNAREGAADALIVSAFPLEGAQLNDLVASLERKFKRKLKPTVQVDSSLIGGVRVTVGDEVLDTSVRARLASMQTALTA, encoded by the coding sequence ATGGCCGAACTTGCAACCATCGCCCGTCCGTACGCAGAAGCGCTGTTTGGCGTGGCCGAAGCTGGTGACACCGCCGCCTGGTCCACGCTCGTGCAGGAGCTGGCACAGGTTGCGCGTCTGCCCGAAGTGCTGTCGATTGCCTCGAGCCCGAAAGTCAGCCGTGCCCAGATCAGCGAACTGCTGCTGGCCGCGGTGAAATCGCCGCTCAAGGACAACCCGCAGGCGAAGAATCTGGTTCAGATGCTGGTCGACAATCATCGTCTGCCGCTTTTGCCGGAAATCGCCACGCAGTTCGAAGAGTTGAAGAACGCCCGCGAAGGTGCGGCCGATGCGCTGATCGTCAGCGCATTCCCCCTCGAAGGTGCGCAGCTGAACGACCTCGTCGCAAGCCTCGAACGCAAATTCAAGCGCAAGCTGAAGCCGACGGTCCAGGTGGACTCGTCGCTGATCGGCGGCGTTCGCGTGACGGTTGGCGACGAAGTGCTCGATACCTCGGTCCGCGCGCGGCTCGCCAGCATGCAGACGGCTCTGACGGCCTGA